agagatgcctagaggcacccatAACGGTCAGGTTCTGACTGTGGCCTCCAGGTGCATGGAGATTCCTcaaggcccccagccaggacctgacattaAAACGGACATTATACGTTTGCGATTAGCAGActattataaattatataggaaaattatttttataattaacgTTTACGTTACAAAATCCTGAAGAGCACTTCAGGTTTTTTTCCTGAGAACAAGTGAGATTTATCAAGGAAAATCTCCTAGAAGTGTGCGTACGCCACTCGTACGAATGTTTGATAAATCGCACTTTAAACTGTTCATGGGAATATTCCAAACCTCCACATAAGAAAAATGTCTATGCATGCTTGATAAATGAGGCCCAAGGCTCTATCCCCCAAAATTGTTCTTCCTGCTTGTATTTAGAGTCAGACATGATATATATAAATTTTCCTTTCGCTCTCAAGTAAATAGGGTTTGACTGTcagaggtgaatatcaaagacgtAATGGGTAACTtgttttctagctagcgaatacaAATTTCCGTTTACTGTGTATGCACTCTCTTCCCGAAAAAATGTGTgtattgatacaattgtgaaaaaACTGGCTGGTAAACACAGAAAGTACCCATTAATTGGAATgccgcaaaaaaaaaatatatatattttgaggaatacaacattgtcatgttctttgagttaAACAACACATCTTGTTCTAGGCTGGACTGTTTTAGAGTCGTTtcctgcttgcaatgcagctttgcgataggtACGTACGGTGTCCATTCATgaattatataatgtataattACATAATGCAAATTTCTCACtaagacagagctgaataatggattgtttaaatCTGAATGACCAACTGGGGGTAAGTGGGATGTCACTGAAATAGAATTTTTGGAATAACTATCCCTTCATTTGCAAAGTCACAATGCTCAACCcgttttatataaaatatttttctgctattctgaatttgtgaaaatcGCATCAAACACTATTTCTATAGTATCAAATGACTTAAGTGGGATTGCATTTGGTACATATAatcagggttgtgagtttagtttatatatGAATGATGTTTCCGTTTGTCCACATGGAGATACTagtaaaaaggaaaacatgCAAGCCATATTGTTTACGACTATGAACATGAGTTGGATATGTGTTCTATTGACATAATCAGCAATCTGGCTTGTAGAAGCTCCATGCTGATAAAATACTGCTTTCAGCAGTAATCCTCTACTTGCTCTTGTTCTACGTGCTTTATTCCTTACTCACATACCCATtcactcattcactctctcACTTAAACTCACATTCGCACAAAGACAGAAGGCCATTCATATTCTCTTTCTACTTATGCACTTGGTGCTCTGCAATCCCGATTAGGCTTGCTTCCATGTGTACGCATTAGCCCCAGTTAATGTCCTCTGAATGATACTTTGGACTCTTTCCAGATACAACTTTAAATCAATATTTCTCTAAAAATTTATCTTGaggatttttctttattttccccccaaaaCATTACTATAAGACAGTGGGTCaactaaaatattttctctGGAATTGCAGGTTATTTAGAATATATTCATTAAGACGTAATCATAGTAGATAACATAAAATGGATCATTGCAATTCACAGCAAAGTGTAAATGTGTGTCAAGTGATTATGTCAGAAATGCCTATTTAACTGACTTTGTTAATGACTGTCATCAGCATTCAGTTTTCAGTGAGTGATGTGCTTTTGGAGAGAGTACTTTGACCTTTAGTAAAGAGAGTGCAATAATTCAGTAGAAGATCAAAGGAGTAATATAAATATCTGTGTATAACTTCTTCATTTTTTCAAGTCAGAGATTGAAGACGTTAGCTAATGATGTCAAAACTGTCAAACTAGTAGGAATGCATGCCTAAGCCACAGCAATTGTAGCTATGATGACAGTGACTCACTTCcttgtatacagtatgtagtaATGAGCAGGTTGAAGTTAAACTGCTGTGTAAGCAAGCAGTCTTAGAATTGTCCCTAGTAATATTGTTACATAATCACAATGTGTGGCACGTCCTTTGCCTTGGGATTGGTCTCTGATTAAAAAAGCATCCAGATAAAAATCACATGCAGTAATCACTGATCTCTATGGAATTACATTGGCGGGATCTTTATAATTTACTAAAATACGTAATAAGTTAAAGCTTGTTAGTCAACTAAATAGAATGTATATTTGGTTTCTGGTCTTTCAACAGCATAAAGTGTATAGTACATGATCTCACACAAACAAGAAACACTGAATTGACAATTACtttttacaaccccatttccaaaaaaggtgtGACGCTgtgaaaatgctaataaaaccagaatgcaatgatgtgcaaattgttTAATCCCtatatataattgaaaatagtacaaagacaacatgagaaatgttattgtttttgaaaaaataaatggccattttgaatttgatgccagcaacatgtttcaaaaaagttgggacaggggcatgtttaccactgggGTGCATCACCTCTCCTTTTACAACACTCTGtcagcatttgggaactgaggagaccaattactgtagaactcaaagagaaatgttttcccattcttgcttggtaTAGggtttcagctgctcaacagttcagggtctctttgttgtgtttttgtttcataatgtgccaaatgttttcagtgggtgacaggtctggtcTGCAGACAGGACAGTTTAGCACCCGACtgttttactacggagccatgctcttgtaatatgtgcagaatatggtttggcattgtcttgctgaaataaggccCTCCCTGAAAAATACTTTGGATGGCAGCTTactgtatgttgctccaaaacctgaatatattgttcagcattaatcgtgccttcacagatgcaagtcacccatgccgtGTGTGTACTAATGCAGCCCCATatcatcacggatgctggcttttgaactgtgcgctgataagaagtcagatggtccctctcctctttagcccagaggacaaTGATTcccatccatgattcccaaaaataattacaaatcagaccacaggacagtttcccACTTCGCATcattccatcttaaatgagctttgacccagagaaggtggtggtgtttctgtgtcttgtttatatatggtttcttcagcgacaatggttttctgaagtgttcctgggCCCATGCAgttatttccactacagaatcatgtctgtttttaatgcagtgccacctgagggcccaatGATCACAGAcattcaatattggttttcagctttgtcccttgcatacagagatttctccagattctctgaatcttttaatgatataatgTACCTTGGATGATGAGATCCTGAAACTCTTTGCCGTTatacgttgagaaacattattcttcaattgttgcactatttgcccgcacagtttttcacagagtgCTGAACtcttccccatctttacttctgaaagactcatcctctctgggatgttctttttatattCAGTTATGTTACTGccatgttgccaattaacctaattcgTTTTTaaatgttccaccaggtttttgtttagcattacacaacttttccagtccctgtcccagcttttttgaaacatgttgctggcatatatttctcaagaaacaataaaatgtctcagtttcaacaattgatttgttgtctttgtactatgttctattaaatatagggtttaaattatttgcacatcatggcattcggtttttatttccattttacactgcgttccaacttttttggaaacaggtttgtaCAAGGATGAAAACAAGTTTAACTttagttgattgttttcaccAGCAGTTTGGTCAGATTACAACTGCTCCTTTCATGAAGGTCTCCAGGTTTCCTAAAGGCAGGTCTGAAAGAGCCATGGTCCAGTGAGACAAAGGTAGATGGAAACCGAAAAGTCTAAACCTTTTGGGTGAAACTAACTTTGGGCTGAGTCCTTAAATTGTGCCACTGCTAACCAGAACAGTACTGTGTAATCTCTGATATTTAATGTTCACATGGTCTTTATCAGTATGATTCCAAATACTGGTGGATGCATAACCAGCACAATACTTCTCAGCTTGGCTTTGTCAGTTCAGCAGGGTGAAAGTAGTACTTGAGTGATGTCCTTCCTATCCTAAGGCAGGTCCAGCATTCTATGCTCCTCCAGGGCCCCCTGAGTCCTGTCATATACCTCTCCGATGGCCCGGACCACCCTGTTCAGCACCACACTGGCCTCTTCCTGGTTTGTCACGCACACAAGCCTGTAGAAGAAGCCTCGCTCTGGCATGGCGATGAAGGCTATCTCAGCTGCCCTTCGTACAAACCAGGTGTGGTGATGGGCCAAGGTGTGCTGATAGGCCTCACGGCAGAGTTCCGCGGGGTTCCGCAGCTGTCCGTCCAAAGGACTCTCAGCCAGCTTCATCAGGAAGCCCTGCAGCCAGAGCAGGGCCCGGTGCAGCCGGAGCAGAGTACGACACCCAGATTCAGTCGTCCGCTGGAAGTCCACCAGGCCACGGCTCAGCTCGGTTCGGATCATAGACCGTACAGATATGTAGGCGTTGCCCGGCGCCTCCAAAGAGTTTTCCGCCATCCCCTGTCCCTCACCATGCCCTATGCCCCCATCTAGCCCCAGTTCTCCCTCGTCACTGGTAGCTGCCTCCCGCCGGGCCAGGTCACGGATGATGGAGGTTTTGGTTTCAATCTCCTGAGATATGAGTCCAACCATAGGACCCAGAGCCTCCATGAACCTGTCACagagggaggagcaggaggaggagaaaatcAATCCCCAACCACACCataacgcccccccccccacccaatgTCTGAGTTGTTTCACCTTGGTGACCTTGATGACATTCGGATGTCATCCAGATAGTGTTATGATTGGCTGaggactgtgcatgtgtatgtgttctgCCTGATGGGCTTACTTGATGAGCTCATCCCAGCTGGCCAGGTAAGGCCGCAGCAGCACATCGTTTGTGGAGACCGGGGCAGCGAGCAGGTGCGACAGTAGCGCAGAGATTTGGAATTTGTGACCGGGACAGAACCTCAGGGTGGCCCGGTCTTCGGGGCTATCTGCCTCACTGACATTGGAAAATTGGGGAGGCTGAGCATTGGAGGTTGGATGGGGAATGACAGAGAGGGGATGATGGAGAAGGAGATCTGGTTTTCATTAGTAAGTTCGTTCAAATGAATGGTAGCTGCACAATACATTTAGACTTGTTTTCATAGTCATTTCTCCCTGACTTACCCTGTTGATCTGATTGTAGCTCTTAAGACAGGAACCCCATTGGTAATCCAAACTTCCCTCTGTAAAGAAAAAGAAGACTGCTAAGAATAAGATacaatgtttttgaaagattAAGGGAACAGGTTTACTCATGTTTGTCAATAGAGTGTAAGGACAAGAAGATTTTTTAGCACAGTAAACAACCTGTTTAAATTCTTACTAAAGACCTCTTCCACAGTGCAGTGATGGtgataataatacaaatatgatGAAAATACTAAATAGAAGTCAAATAAAATAGCCAATATATATGGTAAAagttaaagaaacaaaaatgcaaGTATATACAGGGAACTGATACTGGAGGTGTTTACGTGGGGCCAAAATGAACAGAGATCATagggtcagcctgtcaggagGACAAGGACTCCATTGCAGAAGGATGGTGTTTAGTCCCAGTGTTCTGAGAGTTGTGATAAGTATGGAGGGTATTTTGGTGTTGAACGCTAAGCTCTCGTGAATGAACAGAATTCTCACGTAGGTATTCCTCTTGTCCAGGTGGGAGTGTGGTAGGTGTGCCGTTGAACGTGCATTGTCTGCAGAAATGCTGGGGCGGGATATTCTATTTGGAGTGGGTCCAGGATGTGAGGACAATGGAGAAGGATGTGAGCCATAACCAGGCTCTGATAGACTTCATGATCACAGATGTGTTACAGAGAGTGGTCATTGTGGCAGGTAGATCTATCGTTTTTAGCGACAGAAGTGACGATGGTCATCTTTAAACAGACGGGGTTGCAGGCTGTTAAAACGAGAGGTTCCAAATGAATGTTAAGATGCTAGCCAGCTGGCCTGCACATGATCAGAGAACACTCCCTGGAATCTGGCCAGGCCTCAGATGTTGACCTGATTAAAAGATTCGGACATCAGAGAGCGAGACCACCCAATCCTCCGGGACTTTGGGGGCACTAATGCAtggtgtgttttatttttgtcaaagcATAGATGTTCACAGCAAGTTCTTTGTTTGTAAGCAGTGATGGGCTGTAGCCCCTGCCACAGGCTGTCTGAGCCTCATCCACCATGTTCCTATATAGTCCTTTCGCCTGTTTGATGGCTTTGCTGAGGTTCCAGCTGTCCTGGTCAGTAGCCTTTGGTTGTCTGCAACAGCCTAGTGTGCAGCAGCTTTGTCCTTTAGCTCAGCAAGTATCTCAATGTTAAATTAAACCTTTTTAGTTGGGGTAGCAGCAGACTTTCACTGTGGGAATATAATCCCAGAGGAATGTGACAAAACCTCACTCAGCTCTGTTAGAGAGGCCTGATTTATACTGAAAAAGTAATAAGACTGTAGCCTTCTTTGTGACCATTCTACCAAGCTGCCTTAAAGGCCATGACCTCCACAGGGTAAGGTTTACCCCCAATGTGGGTAATTGTGGCTTATTATATCACTCATGTCTTTTGTCTTATATCATGGGACATCTGTAATAATGAGGGGCGCATGACCAATGCTTTCGATCTAAATAACATAAGTCATCCAATTAATGATTGCAAACTTGTGTACAAGAGATCATAGAACATTCTGGCAGCATAAAACAGTCAAATGTTTATAAGTGGAagatttctttgtgtttcacaACTCTCTTAATAAACAgtagtttatttttgtttgactAATCTCTCTTCTGgaatgtttctttttcattcACCGCTTTCTTTTCCTGTATCCTAATGCAGGTTTTCATCACTGCAGCTAAATGTCTGGTTCTTGATGACATTAGAACAGTGGGATGTTGTGTGGTGTAGCCTATCCAGCAGCCCTACTACCACAAGAGTAAATCAAAACATCTACAGATTCCCACCTCAAAAGAAACTGAGTAACATTATTCTATATATGAGTGTGAGGCATGGCTAAAACATGTTTGACGTTTAAAATTAGCAGTAGAGGCTACTCAGCCGCACACAGATAATCACACACTGAAGCTTCAGTCACAGTCACACACTCACTAAAACAAACAGCCTTCCCTCAAGGTTTGCTTAAAAGACATAATGATACTTACGGAGCCACATGAAGCCAAGGAAGAACAGCAGAACCACAATAGCCACAGCAGCCTTGCCCTTTACCCCCATGCTTACTGCGTGCGTTGGCCTGGCCCTCTACGTCCCCTCTCCCCCTGGATCTGGTGCCTACCAGCCTCTATCTATCCATACCTCTCTTTCTGGCCTGTGTTAGTTTTTCTAGTTGTCTCTTTTTGAACAGGCCCCCTACTCAagtgtctctgtatctctgtccttctctttctcgctctttctctctgtctcttctggcCCCTTTAACTCTGACCCCTGCTGTCTCCCTTAATCTGACACCTCCATCCACAAGATACCGGACAAAAGGTGCTTTCTTTTTGCTTTCGTGCCTCACTGCTTTTCTTTGCCACACCCAGGACAATAGTTTAATCGTTAACTCGATTTTTCCCCCctgttactgtttttctttttgcttctcttttttaaatgaatcactTCTGctgctctctgtccctctgctcTGTCCTTTGActttctttcactctgtctccGCTGGATCCCTCTTCTGTTTGCCAAGCTGCTGATCTCTCTGTGTTAGTCACCGGTTTTGTTGCTCAATAGAAGGGTCCAGAGATTAGCCGATACTCAGTTAGCCACTAGCTGATTAGCAAGCAGGGACTGTCCAACCTGACCGACAGTAACcccttctcaccctctctttctctccaaaaTCATATTTCGATTTCATAGCTCCACTCCAGTTTGCACAAACACCTACTTCCGGTAAATACAATCCTAAGTCCAGGTTTGCCAAAACTCTAACAACGGTTGTGGGGGGCTGGGGGTGGGGTTGACAACAGTAATTAAAGAACCACAGAAGTTATAGTTTAGTAAATAAAGAATGATGTTCTCTGTGTAAATACGTTTGTTGTCCTGTGCTGTCTGTTGCTTGTTTATCATTCAGTGTTATCTTGCCCATATTgtttacacccacacacacacacacacacacacacacacagtgccataCACCTGTGCCATATAGTTTGTGACATTTCACAATTCTGTCCAATATGCCCTGACAggacatgatgacatcacgtaGATAGAAGGTCTCATCTGAGATGTCTGACTCGAAGGGGAAGAGGTGTAGGTGTTCTTCCAATATCCCTATTACTGATAGACTTTGGTTGTTATCGCTGGCTGGCTGTGCTGGTGTTACAGTGGAGGAGGGGCAAAGACCTTGGACTCAATAGTCTGTACTTATCACGCTCATGTGCTCAGGAGGGGACGGGGTATGAATAATTGTGCTTTTGTTGGAGGAGAGAAAGCGAGGGCATTCATTGGagaaggatgggggggggggttagtaaTGTGAGGTGCTATGGCTACGGCCACACTTAGTCGTTAAGGACCGAAAACGAATTAAAACGGATACATATTGGATCCTGGTCATATGTGACGCATGGAGTGAAATCCCACTGTAATCCAAGGTGaatttcaaatacattaaaaaatatgtctCCTGGGCAAATGTGTTTAGAAATATACAGTTAgagtccggaaataattggacactgacactagttttattttgtctgtttaccaattGTAAGTTAGGGttcaataatgaatatgggcttgtAGTGCAGTCTCTCTGCTTTAATGTGAGGGTATCACATCCAGATTGGaggaaaggtttaggaattacagctctttcaTATGTAGCccactctttttcaagggacaaaaagtaattggacagctGACTCAAAAGTTGTTTCATAGACAGGTGTGAGCTATTCTTTGgttttttcttcatcaattaagcaggtaaaaggtctggagttgattccaggtgtggcattcacatttggaaactgttgctgtgaaaccacaacatgcagtcaaaggagctctcaaagcaagtgaaacaggccatcctcagGGTGCTAAAAAGAATTaaccatcagagagatagcaggaacattagtattggccaaatcaacagtttggtgcattctgagaaagaaaagaacgcactggtgtgctctgcaacacaaaaaggcctggacatccacggaagacaacagtggtggatgatcgtaggatcctttccattataaagaaaaaaccctatacaacatccagccaagtgaagaacactctccagtgCACtctcattatccaagtctaccttaaagagaagacttcacaagagcaaatacagaggtttCAACACagggtgcaaaccattcataagcctcaagaatagaagggccagattttgccaaaaaacatctaaaaaagccagcccagtactggaacagcattctttggacagatgaaactaagatcaacctgtaccagaatgatgggaagaaaaaggcaTGGAGAAGGTTtagaatggctcatgatccgaagaaTACCAGATCatttgtaaaacaca
This genomic window from Esox lucius isolate fEsoLuc1 chromosome 7, fEsoLuc1.pri, whole genome shotgun sequence contains:
- the gltpd2 gene encoding glycolipid transfer protein domain-containing protein 2 isoform X1; its protein translation is MGVKGKAAVAIVVLLFFLGFMWLLFFFFTEGSLDYQWGSCLKSYNQINRPPQFSNVSEADSPEDRATLRFCPGHKFQISALLSHLLAAPVSTNDVLLRPYLASWDELIKFMEALGPMVGLISQEIETKTSIIRDLARREAATSDEGELGLDGGIGHGEGQGMAENSLEAPGNAYISVRSMIRTELSRGLVDFQRTTESGCRTLLRLHRALLWLQGFLMKLAESPLDGQLRNPAELCREAYQHTLAHHHTWFVRRAAEIAFIAMPERGFFYRLVCVTNQEEASVVLNRVVRAIGEVYDRTQGALEEHRMLDLP
- the gltpd2 gene encoding glycolipid transfer protein domain-containing protein 2 isoform X2; its protein translation is MGVKGKAAVAIVVLLFFLGFMWLQGSLDYQWGSCLKSYNQINRPPQFSNVSEADSPEDRATLRFCPGHKFQISALLSHLLAAPVSTNDVLLRPYLASWDELIKFMEALGPMVGLISQEIETKTSIIRDLARREAATSDEGELGLDGGIGHGEGQGMAENSLEAPGNAYISVRSMIRTELSRGLVDFQRTTESGCRTLLRLHRALLWLQGFLMKLAESPLDGQLRNPAELCREAYQHTLAHHHTWFVRRAAEIAFIAMPERGFFYRLVCVTNQEEASVVLNRVVRAIGEVYDRTQGALEEHRMLDLP